The Carassius gibelio isolate Cgi1373 ecotype wild population from Czech Republic chromosome A1, carGib1.2-hapl.c, whole genome shotgun sequence region TCTAAAGTATCCAATTACATATCATTTACCTTCATGAAGTtccataataataaaatctgcaacttttctaatatttaaaaagttttataatcCATTTCAGTTCTATTTTAGGTCTATTCAGCTTCCGTTCTGACCTGAGCATAAGTACTGAAGTCTGAACACTGCACTCGCTTTGTCTTGCGTTGTTTTTGTCTCTTAGTGATCACGTCCAAAGATGCATAACACACCTCTTCATCCAtgcactaaaatgaaaatgaaaaaaaaataataattatatatatatatatatatatatatatatatatatatatagttgcaatcaaaattattcaacccccttgacatGCAATGCATTTTGCTGCAGacaacaacattttatgaaaGCAAATCAACAAGGGAATCAGTAAACTATTAGAGAAAGTTTCTTAATACACATTTGATTCCGAGAataacattgatgaatcatgataaaagtCAAATTGGGTCTAAAcgttcatgttcaaaattattcaacccccaaAAGTCAaattttgtgcagaatcttttattctttaaaactatcaataaatgcagcctaccTCTCTACTGCAGTCTTAGCTCAGTCCTTGCCGGATAACGttttcagatcactgataatttttggttttaacactgttttcttcaaattcaaccaaatATTTTCAGTGAGAGTTAAATCTGGAGACTGGACGGGCCACTCAAGTACATCCAATGAATGATCCCTGAAAAAGCATAAGTAGATTTGGATGTATACTTTGGGGTTGCTGTCCTGCAAGAAAGTCCACTGATCATCAGCATCCGTCTTTGCAACGAAGGCATCAAAATTCTTGCCAAAATGgtctgatacttcaaagaatccatgataTCCTTCATTCAGTCATGATTTTCACTTCTTGCAACAGTAAAACACCCCCATAACATGACTGGTCCACTTCCAAGTTTGAtcatggagatggtgttcttctgttTATAAGCTTTGCCTTTTTTGTATTGATATAcggctgatccatgggtccaaaagtTCCAGTTTGTTCACATCGCTCCATAAAACATGCTTCCAGAGCTCCAGTTTTACCCACATGAATTTCAACATGTTGAATTTGGCCTTTTATGTTCTTTGTGGTCAAGAGTGGCATTTGGCAAGATGCCCCAACACGAAGGTCATTCTTGTCTAGTGCTCTTCTAATACCCTGCATTGGAAATGTTTTTCCTTCCTTCATCTTGCAGGTCTTTAGCTTTACATTGCAGGTTTGTCTCAGTTGCCATGATCACATTTATTATGATACTGTGcttttcttcaacaccctcaaatGTTTTCTGGTAAAGCACATTTTAAGCTAAGGGATAAGACTGCCAGTAGTGTCTTTAGGAACTTTGAATGTCTTGGAAATATTTTGTAAGaaaactataagtacatgtaagtacactcactgtaaaataaagtgcaacctataTTTTTGTAGCCGTAGACTTTTTAGAGAGAACTGTTGAATCTTCATTTTTGCTACTCACGGCAGCATATGCATGGGTTGTacaggtatgtatgtatgtatgcctGTGTAACACCttaagctaattctgtttttagtagtttcaaaATGCTTAATTGTGTTTTAGGAAAATTTTGTtccccgccaaaaaaaaaaaaaaaaaaaaaatgttacttaaaaacagcagtgttgggggttgaataattatgacatagctgTTATTTAAAAATCCTGTAACTCAAAAATATGACATTATATGTTGACATTATCACTTTGAATATGCCAGTAAaatgttatagatgcaatttttataAAATCCGgaatcttcagaaaagcttgcatttgtaaagtactgcagtctctgaagaattgaataattaaagagagagaaggagtcTTTGATATTCATATTTTACATACCTCAGCTGTATTTCTACCTTTTAACTTGTCTTTTTGATCTGTCACAGCATCTACAATGGATTGTTAAATTAGAACAACAATTACATACATGGTTTAAAGTTTATGCAATTTTGGTAATTTTGAGTGTATGCTTTGCCATAAAAGTTATGCTAATTGCCAAAGGCTGATGAATACACAATGTTTTGTGAATTAGTGAAAGATTACCTGTAGTTTTCTTACAACAGAGGCAGAACAAACAGATGGAGAAGAGGAGAACACACACCGGACACACACTGAACAGCAGCGTCCAGCAGAGCACACAGTCAGGAGGAGCGGAGGGTTCAGAACAGGAAGTCACTTGTTCTAGATTAACACAAATGTATCAATGAAtgttaataaacatatttttgttctATTCATCTTGATTTTTCACAGAGGAAGTTAAAGTTTTTTAGAATTACACAATGTAGTAATGACTTACAGAAGTGTTTTCTTACCTTCCAGAGAGAGACGAGTTGTTCGGTTTCCATAATAGTACACTTCTGATGAGGAGATGATGCCTTTGTCATCTTTGTTTACCCTTCTCTCTAGTTCTGCACAGTAGTACAGTcccagatcagagtcactgatgTTGGAAATATGTAGATCATAAGAATTACTGTAGCGGTTGTAGATAGAGCTGAAACGCTGAAATATCTTCAGTTTCCATTGCCAAAAATTTATTATGAGAGAGGGTTGATTTTCATGAGAGCAGTTTCTTATCCATACAATGAGGGAACCAGAAGTTAGAGAGCGATCACAGTAGAGAGTGATGTTGTCTCCTGGTCTGACTTTCATCTCCACTTCTTCTCCATAGATTCTTGTCTGATGGAAgagtaaaactgtaaaagaaCAAAACAACTTTATAAAACGCTTCAAATTGtactattatataaaaatatgcacagtaatgacatttcatttaaaaaaacagctGAAGAAGTATAATTTTTCTTACACATAAGCACAATGAGAGCAGCTCTTAATCTCTCCATCTTAGTGGGTGATTGTGAATAAATGACACTGGTAAGGGTCTTAATGTAGACGTCAGATCTCATCTGATTGGTTCATGTCAGCGGAAAGTTTTACCTAAAGCGGAGTGCATCACGAGGGGCTGGCAGTAAACTGAGTTGTTGTTTGGACGTACAAAGAGTAAGAGCAGTTTTAACCAGTCACTAGATACTTTATAGAATTTTATTTTCCTATTTGGCTTTGCGATCAGCCACCTGATTTGTTCAAATGTAAGATTTGTTTATCTAGTATTTTTGAGCAATATCTTTGATTCAGACTTGCAGATAAGCATTAACAAAAAGCAAATATAAATAAGGTGCTTTACATTTCACATTCAATCAGTCAGTCAGTTCATGCCTTTCATGTGTGTCTAGTCTTTTGAATCAAAATTCAACTGCAAAATTCATTCTTTGTTTTATTGAAATAGGTTCAGTTCAACATCGAAACATGTAAAAACAGGAAACCCACAAGCCTTTTATTCAGACCACTTACAAACACTTCACATTTGCAACACATCACAAGATGTTCTCTTCACTTCTCTAGTTGATCATTGGTCAGCAGGAACAAATGTTTCCATTACCTTATTGTGGTTTTGTGTGTTGCACAAGAGAAGCTTGCTTAAAGCACTGTGTCTAATGCTctaccgtacacacacacacacacacaaaaaaaggttcttcagtgGTTCTTTGAGGAGGTTGAGGAGCAATATAGCACGACTGCTGTACATAAAGAAGCAATTAAACCAGACATTAAGTTTTTTAACTGTGTTTGCACTTGGATGGGAttaatgcagaacacaaattccaAGTGTGGGTTACCATACTTGCCCACACCTCACTTCACTATACTCCACATTTTGTAATTGCagtaaattaaacttaatttactAATTGCACATCAGtatggtacatatatatatatatatatatatatatatatatatatatatatatatatatatatatatatatatatatatatataaatatatatatatatatatatatatatatatatatatacacacacacatacatacatacacagacacacaacagacagaaaacacaatattttttaatcaacacacaaaaaaaaaaaaaactgaaagatttCTCTGTAACTCAGTTACacatataaaagtaaaataaaaggaATGTTAAGTTAAGTTTTATCTCATTTATTGTGATATTAATATGCTGTGCGCGTTTAAACGGGACAACATTTTTCCCTCAGACGATATTTTCTTTGACTTACGGTGCAGACATGGAGGTTTTAACAAAGAGAGCACTGAAAGTAAgttttttatgtcatttacatatgtattttatgacattattttataacaatatttttgtGCTGTGCAATCCAAAATTTTTCTCAAAGCCTTAATTTTCTTTGATTTGTGATACTGAAAGACGAGAAGAAGAGAAGTTGTTACTTTTTGGAAAACcccaaaagtaaaaaatgtaaattagtatataatataactaatataataacCCAGATATTATGTAGCAAATTCTTGAAAGTCTATTGCATTAGATATTGTGGAGATGAGATACTTTAGTTAtagaataataattacataaatggGTTATTAGTCTAAATTTCTCAATATCAATATCAGCCACACCTTAATTCAGCTTCAAACAGAATTACTGCAATAACCCTCTAATAACTCTATAATCTAGATTTCTCTGTCAGACTAGTGTTTCTGCAAAGTGTGGAATGGATTTTATGTTGGACTGAAGAGTAAAACCCTTTTTGTAGAAACTATACGCCACCTAGTCATTTCAATAACATATCTAATAGGCccagaaacacacatacatacccaCTTTCTCACACcataaacaacaacattacatgaATATGCTCCTGCCTCATATGCTCTGTTATACTTGTCTTTGTTAGTATATCGTTTAAGACTTTAATGATTTGACAAACACAATTAGGAAGAGAGaaccaatttaaaacaatttatttaattgtaatgtaACTTTCACATAGatgtgtgttttaaaaatattattcaaaaaatGAATGGAATGTAACAAACATTTGGATATGTTTTAGACATTTTCACAGATTATACAAAAAGCAAACCCACACTGCCCTCCTCTGGCCAATAgtaaatctaaacacactgaatgaTCTAACCAACAAAATGAGTAGATTTCAGAAATATGATAACAGATCATGGCCAAGTGAAAATGCATTATCATACTTTAAAACAGGGGCTGGAGCTCTGCAGTGATTAGATATAACCCTAATTTTAACACACCTAAACACggcttatttgaaaactgcaTGATATGCGAGTTGGAGCAGGGTTAGAACAAAACTCCATCCCTCCACTTAACTAAATGGAAAATTTGTGGTTAAGATTTATATCTTTTTAACTGAGGATTAAACAAGACCATTTCTTGAAAATAACACAGACAGTACAATGGAGTAAAACTCCTTTGAAGAGAAAATCTGATGCTTTGAATACTTGATGTTTAGTGTGATTTGATTTCAATTTGATTTTAACTGATTTTAACTTTAACTTGTAACTTGTAATCAAATGTACAGTTCGTAAACAGGCAGATTAAACATGCACCagtctgaagaagaagaaaaacaacaactactAACTAAAGTGGGCATCTGTCTTTTTTCATTATAGTACTAAGCTGTTTTCAAAACACAGtaacatacactgtaaaacccgacaagttaactcaactcaaatcgtttgagtaaactgattgccttgactgtaatacccgacaagtaaacttaactcaaacggtttgagtaaacagatatccttaagttatgttaactcaaaccgtttgaggaaaccgattgccttaaaccgtttaagttgaaaaaactaacagttatgagtactctgaacttaattcagttgagttcactgaaagaagatatacattgcaattaagtgattaagtgattaattgactgataattgagctttagtgatgaacacctgctgttaacaaacagaatcactgaagaaaagagagaaaggaacaacagctgacttcagacacagcctaactcaaacctgacaagttatgttaactcaaaccgtttgaggaaaccgattgctttaaaccgtttaagttgaaaaaactaacagttatgagtactctttacttaattcagttgagttcactgaaagatatatattgcaattaagtgattaactaagtgctgattgagaattagtgatgaacagctgctgttaacaaacagaatcactgaagaaaagagaaacacaagaactactacaactgacttcagacacagacttagatgaaatcaactgaaataaaatacatgaaatctctcaagatctgattaaacaaacccacaaacagcatcaccagctccacttattaataaccagactgactttatttctgtcatttctacagaagatcttattgagaatgaactaaggtttagatgttgatttattgtttcatttgaagtaaccatgttagagatcagtgtttgctttagttgggctcttgacccttgatttctgtcttagtcttttctctggctgttataactgtgtgtttctaaaacacatttgttgtaactcaaaagcccagaagaaatgccatcaggtgttaacctgtacctaggtgtaggttgttatactttataaagGTGAtggtaattattcattattattcacagttATTGATCCATgcagagtctaatctctgatgtgtaattagtagaagtggacctagtaaaaatgacactaagagccagtgattctgtaatattcaattaatattaaaatgacttcataaacattttgtacacattctTTTGTCTTCTATGCCAGTAACTGGTCAAATACAGACATCAAttatcagaatatgaacctctacaatggtgacaaaaaaacatgctgcaatgcatgctgggtactattgtagaacaaaactcatccatggcgcccagcatgctctgcaggattttttttttttttatggtcaccattgttgaggttcatattctgattattgatgtctgtgtgtgactaattGACACCGTAGAAGTCCAAACTGattggaaagtctttgtattaacggaTTATCACAGAACCAATCAATCAAATTACATAACACTtacttcatcagagattagacttcTTATGAATCAATAATTGGTGAttatcaccaatataaagtataacaacctacacctagatacaggttaacacctgatggcatttcttctgggctttcgagttacaacaaatgtgttttagaaacacacggttataacagccagagaaaagactatgACAggaatcaagggtcaagagcccaactaaagcaaacactgatctctaacatggttacttcaaatgaaacaataaatcaacatctaaaccttagttcattctcaataagatcttctgtagacgtctgacagaaataaagtcagtctggttattaataagtggagctggtgatgctgtttgtgggttgtttaatcagatcttgagagatttcatgtattttatttcagttgatttcatctaaggctgtgtctgaagtcagttgtagtagttcttgtgtttctcttttcttcagtgattctgtttgttaacagcagctgttcatcactaattctcaatcagcacttagttaatcacttaattacttaaatgcaaagttttaaaacttacagggtttaaatcaaggcaatctgtttactcaaacgatttgagttaagttaacttgtcggggtTTACAGTGTACTGAGCATGTGAATATAATGAACATGTGCTTTAAATTAGGCAATATTTCACATGGTGCTAATACAGATGTGGCTTTCTCAATAATTCCTCAACAAACATGAAGCACAACCACATATCAGCCTACTTCATGTATCAGAAATTAAGCAGATGTCTGTTATTCAGGGTCTTCAGCACTGGGAGCTGTCCAGTGTGCTGAAtctcttctaaaaaaaataataataaaataaaacttgcagTAGTTCATATTAATGGGatgcatttcatcttttaaaatCCAAATATAGCTTCAAGCTGAGATAATGGGCACAAACCCCAGCGCCACCCCAGTGGCATcaggaaaacagacagaaatctgATTTCTGCCCCACATTTTGGATTGCTAAACTGTTTGCTCAttaaacttctgcaaatggaCTCCTACACAGCCTCATgcccatgggcacacaaatgggcgcaaatgcattttctAATTAAGCGATGTGCCGCTGGACGGGAAAATTAGCATTgagccgggtgtatgatagggcccaaagACTATATTCCATATAtggaaacataatttattttataagtaaAACACTATTACTAatgtaaaatctttttatttgtcaattcgtatatatgtgtgtgtgtgtgtgtgtgtgtgtgtgtgtgtgtgtgtgtaatgaaatATCCGGCGAATGTAACCTCAGGAGGACAAATACACAGAAAAGTTTGATTTATTATTGTCAGATACGAGctgcatatgttttttttctatgtCTGTAAGGTGATAATGCAACTTTCTTGATTTTGTGGAGAGACAGCCTCACATACATCTGAAAATGTTCCGCATATGTCTGTTATTCAGTCCGTTCAGCACCAGGAGCTGTCCAATGTGCTGAATTTCTATACTGGTTCTCCACATCTTGAATGTGAAAAATCTTTTCTAAATAAATTCACTGTGTTCCATAATTGCAAGATCAGTGTGTGATGTgacaagaaaatgtaatttttttattaaatgaagaaTGTTTAATATGCATTTCCTTATCCGTCTTAAACAAGTTTTCCAGTAAATAGGAAACTCCATTAGATGTTTTTGTCACGGAAGCTGCATGTacaaagattttatttaaaaagatggtaattacattacatttataaaattgtaaaataattcagattttttcaacactgtaaaaaatgtcaaCCTGTTTTAATTGAAACCCCAAGTTTAATAAGCAACTTTgcctaaatacattttaaaaacatgatataaacaaaaacttcaaGATCAAAACAGCATggcatattttaaattatttaaaaggcaGTAAGTCACTTGTCACAAAGCTTAGCATAAGTATAGCATACATTTAAGGAAACTAagttagaatttatttattttattttgtttatttattttgcccaAAGGTGGAGCTGTAAAAGTGGCACTTGATAGCAAAAAATTTTGGGGTGCTAAAACAGTTATGTTTTcataaagtgataaaaaaaaaatctgattatattCAGAAGTTTAAATGTCATACCTAAGCATTTGTAGTAATAAACATACTAGAACTGCAGGTCGTTCTGTGTCTATGCTTACAGTTTTTCTAAGTTGCTTTATTACATTTCTCGAATCGTCCTTgacatttgcaaaacagtaagtgcatttctcaaaacagctTGTACAAatatggattacctgcaaaagccagtctcttgttcaaaatcaaatcaaaaataaatatctgtgtcaatgaacatgtcagtcccatcagaatgacaagtccttctTTCATAGCTtatggataagacagtcaaatcgcCATGTTGTAGTcgtgttgtcaatataacagtgtactctggagggataTTCTggtgtaaactactgtattgaacactatgccatatgcttatgtatttcatatatccatttcaaaagtatgtgGGATACTggctgaaagagactggatagattTCCAAGCTACAATTTTACTAGTGATCTGACcaaatacagtttttctcagtcactttggtgcatttctcaaatcagaaatgaaattctcaaaactacttgtacaacctccacatcatctagtcatttatacacaatcataaaaccagtttctcattattttgaacaagttgtgattgcttttgtacattcatgcaattgattatgcacatttatctgcggtttcctacattatcagttgctaatgtcatgttgctcaaaatgtattatatagtttgtTCAAAAGATAGACGAGTTGTCATGTTtccatacactgtaaaacccgacaagtaactTAACTCAACTAGTAACttaaccgtttgagtaaacagatatccttaaaaacctgacaaattaggtttactcaaaccgtttgaggaaaccgatcgccttaaaccatttaagtactctgaacttaattcagttgagttcactgaaagaagatttacattgcaattaaataattaagtgattaattgagtgataactgagcattagtgatgaacacctgctgttaacaaacagaattaatgaagtcaagttatgttaactcaaaccatttgaggaaacagattgccttaaaccatttaagttttaaaactaaCAGTTATAAGTACTCtttacttaattcagttgagttcagaaAAGAAgctatacattgcaattaagtaattaagtgattaactaagtgaaataaaatacatgaaatctctcaagatctgattaaacaaccccacaaacagcatcaccagctccacttattaataaccagactgactttatttctgtcagacgtctacagaagatcttattcagaatgaactaaggtttagatgttgatttattgtttcatttgaagtaaccattttagagatcagtgtttgctttagttgggctcttgacccttgagttctgtcttagtcttttctctggctgttataaccatatgtttctaaaacatatttgttgtaatTCAATAGCCCAGAAGAAATATCATCAGGTGCTAACTTGTATCTAGGTGTAGGTTTTTATATGTTATATCGGTATATGagaatcatcaattattgatctGTATGGAGTCTAATGTCTGACGAAGTAGGTGTTGTGTAATTAGTTAAAGtgacactaagagccagtgattctgtgataatcagttaatataaaaatgactttcaaAACTTCTGAACACATACATTCTTCTTCTATGCCAGTAGATGGTcgaacacagacatcaataatcagaatatgaacctctacaatggtgacgaaaaaacatgctgcaatgcatgctgggtactattgtagtacaaaactcatccatggctcccagcatgctctgcaggaatttttttgttttttttatggtcaccattgttgaggttcatattctgattattgctgtctttgtgtgactgtttgacaccgtagaagaccacactgtttgaAAAGTCAttcatattaactgattatcacagaaccacttcctcttagaatcacttttatGATAATCAATCAAATTATACAACACTTATTTCATCAGCGATTAGACTCCGTATggatcaataattgatgattatcatcaccgatataaagtttaacaacctacacctaggtacaggtaaACACCTGATGGCACtttttctgggcttttgagttacaacaaatgtgttttagaaacacacggttataacagccagagaaaagactaagacagaaatcaagggtcaaaagcccaactaaagcaaacactgatctctaacatggttacttcaaatgaaacaataaatcaacatctaaaccttagttcattctcaataagatcttctgtagacgtctgacagaaataaagtcagtctggttattaataagtggagctggtgatgctgtttgtggggttgtttaatcagatcttgagagatttaatgtattttatttcagttgatttcatctctgaagtcagttgtagtagttcttgtgtttctcttcttttcagtgattctgcttgttaacagcagctgttcatcactaattcacaattatcagtcaatttatcacttaattacttaaatgaaaagtttttaaacgtacatggtttaaatcaaggcaatcggtttactcaaacggtttgagtaaagttaacttgtcgggttttacagtgtgggTTTTCTTTTCGCACAGTAGTACTCCCTCAACCGAAACACAGAAGTTTGTAATATGTATTTCATAGGTTTTACTGGAGCTGTTGAGCACAAAACTAAAACGTGGAAACTTCACCATGAGTATTTCTGAAGAATCTATGAGCAGAGATGGCTGATGCTCATGTGAGCAGTTTCTCAACCAAACACTGAATGATCCTGATGGTATGACACTTTAGGACAACTAGATTAAACACTGAACGATCCTGATGGTATGACactttatgacaactagattaaacattttgcatttattgACTTATACAATTATCTAatagatgttttggggggtaagactgttgcaaagaaatacaatacattttgagcaacatgacaatGTAGGAAACCacagataaatgtgcataatcaattgcatgaatgtactaAAGCAATTTAAACTTGTTCAacagaatgagaaactggttttatgatgtttatgaatgactagatgatgtggaggttgttcAAGTAGTTTTGATAAtatcatttctgatttgagaaatgcaccaaagtgactgagaaaaactgtaacaccTTGAAGGTAACCTTTTTCAACATGcttctttctgtttttgttttcacaCTTACATTCATCCGCATGTCCAGCATGAAGCCACACCAGGTTAAACACAAACACTTTCATGATGTTCAGTGTTGCATGCTCAAGTGGAAACATTTGTGGTTTGTACTCTCGCCTTCATTTTCACGAACAGTAAAACACGAGTCAGCAGTTTCAGcaccacaaagaaaaaaaaggctaTTTACCACTGATATATAACTACTCCTGtaacaatttatattaaatacaattattctactataatatatatatatatatatatatatatatatatatatacacattgtcACAGTAGAGAGTG contains the following coding sequences:
- the LOC127942189 gene encoding uncharacterized protein LOC127942189 gives rise to the protein MERLRAALIVLMFLLFHQTRIYGEEVEMKVRPGDNITLYCDRSLTSGSLIVWIRNCSHENQPSLIINFWQWKLKIFQRFSSIYNRYSNSYDLHISNISDSDLGLYYCAELERRVNKDDKGIISSSEVYYYGNRTTRLSLEEQVTSCSEPSAPPDCVLCWTLLFSVCPVCVLLFSICLFCLCCKKTTDAVTDQKDKLKGRNTAECMDEEVCYASLDVITKRQKQRKTKRVQCSDFSTYAQVRTEAE